The following proteins are encoded in a genomic region of Pseudodesulfovibrio mercurii:
- a CDS encoding long-chain-fatty-acid--CoA ligase, with translation MEQIDRPWLKSYDPDVPPTLDYERIPLFKFLDRAAHKWPKRQAIVFRNWSITYAKLKAQTEIVAANLRAAGIRKGDRVALMLPNLPQSIIAFWGVLRAGGVGVMTNPLYMETEIIHQFNDAGVRCCITLDLLWPKLEKLRDSLPVEKYFVTTIGEGLKFPLNMLYALQAKKNGNTPRVPFDGRSVLPFKTLTKGREKFTNERVDAEDMALLQYTGGTTGVAKGCMLTHFNIGANMQQCQSMMHTLGKKKETFLGILPYFHIYGLTTCLAWPTSLGATLAPFPRYVPLDVLKGIHKLRPTVFPGAPALYISLLQQKDIDKYDLKSIEVCVSGSAPMPVEYMEQFLERSGTSITEGYGLTEASPVTHFNPLEGKSKNGSIGLPFPDTDAKIVDMEVGGDPLPPGKRGELVIRGPQVMKGYYNRPDATADVLRNGWLYTGDIATMDEEGYFYIVDRKKDLIISGGYNIYPREIDEVLHGHPKIKEAVSVGISHEARGEIVKAYVVVQDGETLSRSEVIAYCREKLANYKVPRQVEFRRDLPKTMVGKVLRRALREEEEARAEAKKQRRNGNKDAETANGNAEAENGGE, from the coding sequence ATGGAGCAAATCGACCGCCCCTGGCTCAAATCCTATGACCCGGATGTGCCGCCGACCCTGGATTACGAGCGGATTCCCCTGTTCAAATTCCTGGACCGGGCCGCGCACAAGTGGCCCAAGCGCCAGGCCATCGTCTTCCGCAACTGGTCGATCACCTACGCCAAGCTCAAGGCGCAGACCGAGATCGTGGCGGCCAATCTCCGGGCCGCGGGCATACGCAAGGGCGACCGGGTGGCGCTCATGCTGCCCAACCTGCCCCAGTCCATCATCGCCTTCTGGGGCGTGCTCCGGGCCGGAGGCGTGGGGGTCATGACCAACCCCCTGTACATGGAGACCGAGATCATCCACCAGTTCAACGACGCCGGGGTGCGCTGCTGCATCACCCTGGACCTGCTCTGGCCCAAGCTCGAGAAGCTCCGCGACTCCCTGCCGGTGGAGAAGTACTTCGTGACCACCATCGGCGAGGGGCTGAAGTTCCCCCTGAACATGCTCTACGCCCTCCAGGCGAAGAAGAACGGCAACACCCCCAGGGTGCCCTTCGACGGCCGGTCCGTGCTGCCCTTCAAGACCCTGACCAAGGGGCGCGAAAAGTTCACCAACGAGCGGGTGGACGCCGAGGACATGGCCCTGTTGCAGTACACCGGCGGGACCACGGGCGTGGCCAAGGGATGCATGCTGACCCACTTCAACATCGGCGCGAACATGCAGCAGTGCCAGTCCATGATGCACACCCTGGGCAAGAAGAAGGAGACCTTCCTCGGCATCCTGCCCTATTTCCATATATATGGGCTGACCACCTGCCTGGCCTGGCCCACCAGCCTGGGCGCGACCCTGGCCCCGTTCCCGCGCTATGTGCCGCTGGACGTGCTCAAGGGCATCCACAAGCTGCGCCCCACGGTCTTTCCCGGCGCGCCCGCCCTGTATATTTCGCTCCTGCAGCAGAAGGACATCGACAAGTACGACCTCAAGTCCATCGAGGTCTGCGTGTCCGGGTCCGCGCCCATGCCCGTGGAGTACATGGAGCAGTTCCTCGAACGCTCGGGCACGTCCATCACCGAAGGGTACGGGCTGACCGAGGCCTCGCCCGTGACCCACTTCAACCCCCTGGAGGGCAAGAGCAAGAACGGCTCCATCGGCCTGCCCTTCCCGGACACGGACGCCAAGATCGTGGACATGGAGGTGGGCGGCGACCCCCTGCCGCCGGGCAAGCGCGGCGAGTTGGTCATCCGGGGCCCGCAGGTCATGAAGGGGTACTACAACCGGCCCGACGCCACGGCAGACGTGCTCCGCAACGGCTGGCTGTACACCGGCGACATCGCCACCATGGACGAGGAAGGCTATTTCTACATCGTGGACCGCAAGAAGGACCTGATCATCTCCGGGGGATACAACATCTACCCGCGCGAGATCGACGAGGTCCTGCACGGCCACCCCAAGATCAAGGAGGCCGTGTCCGTGGGCATCTCCCACGAGGCGCGCGGCGAGATCGTCAAGGCCTACGTGGTGGTCCAGGACGGCGAGACCCTGTCGCGCAGCGAGGTCATCGCCTACTGTCGCGAAAAGCTGGCCAACTACAAGGTCCCGCGCCAGGTGGAGTTCCGCAGGGACCTGCCCAAGACCATGGTCGGCAAGGTCCTGCGCCGCGCCCTGCGCGAGGAGGAGGAAGCCAGGGCCGAGGCCAAGAAGCAGCGCCGCAACGGGAACAAGGACGCCGAGACCGCGAACGGGAACGCCGAGGCCGAAAACGGGGGTGAATAG
- a CDS encoding winged helix-turn-helix transcriptional regulator — MLITEGGYLRPSKSTRVLAILDALSRDSSLSQYELGRQLHLSGAMVNQYLKQLQTEGLVEFLPVNGKSYHYTLTEQGRRSRQRMFSDYSSETVRLYSTIKEFVLDKLHGLDNEGKRDLALFGASETCEVVLSALRGTRFRVKVLLDNDTKKQGQIFNGHVVSAPHVLDQVDCDAVVITSFGKQGEIFEQVKPYADKRGFQIVRF, encoded by the coding sequence ATGCTGATTACCGAGGGCGGCTATCTCAGGCCGAGCAAGAGCACCCGCGTCCTGGCCATCCTGGACGCCCTGTCCCGGGATTCCAGCCTGTCCCAGTACGAACTGGGCAGGCAGCTGCACCTGTCCGGGGCCATGGTCAACCAGTACCTCAAGCAGTTGCAGACCGAGGGACTGGTCGAGTTCCTCCCGGTCAACGGCAAGAGCTACCACTACACCCTGACGGAACAGGGCCGCCGCTCCCGCCAGCGCATGTTCTCCGACTATTCCTCGGAGACCGTCCGGCTCTATTCCACCATCAAGGAGTTCGTGCTCGACAAGCTGCACGGCCTGGACAACGAAGGCAAGCGGGACCTGGCGCTGTTCGGCGCGTCCGAGACCTGCGAGGTGGTCCTGTCCGCCCTGCGCGGCACCCGCTTCCGGGTCAAGGTCCTGCTGGACAACGACACCAAGAAACAGGGGCAGATTTTCAACGGACACGTGGTTTCCGCACCGCATGTCCTGGATCAGGTGGACTGCGACGCCGTGGTCATCACCTCCTTCGGCAAGCAGGGCGAGATCTTCGAACAGGTCAAGCCCTACGCCGACAAGCGCGGATTTCAAATCGTGAGATTCTGA
- a CDS encoding N-acetylneuraminate synthase family protein, translating into MKQLQSVTLRSGVTIGKGHPCFVVAEIGNNHQGEFDIAKRMIDEAAGAGVQGVKFQKRDSEALLTRQGRAAPYTGPNSFGPTYGEHRAALELSIEQMARLKEYAESLGLVFFASAWDDPSLAQILDLDVELLKISSAELVNVPLVRKYARADIPIILSTGMSGLDDIDVAMAEIRAYHDNVILLHCNSTYPCPEEHIGLPVMDALRERYGVPVGYSGHEKGIGPSVAAAALGACVVERHFTLDKTLKGTDHQASLEPAQLAAMVTMIREVEKAVQVKGKVVFPDEQAAAKKLRKCIVFSRDLPAGHILTEADLTTRCPRVGISPVHWDEVLGAGLNRPVKHEEPVQWDTLSLNQPVCAGAASS; encoded by the coding sequence ATGAAACAGCTCCAATCCGTCACATTGCGTTCGGGCGTCACCATCGGCAAGGGCCACCCCTGCTTCGTGGTCGCGGAAATCGGCAACAACCACCAGGGCGAGTTCGACATCGCCAAGCGGATGATCGACGAGGCCGCCGGCGCCGGGGTCCAGGGAGTCAAGTTCCAGAAACGGGACAGCGAGGCGCTGCTCACCCGCCAGGGACGGGCCGCTCCCTACACCGGTCCCAACAGCTTCGGCCCGACCTACGGCGAACACCGCGCCGCCCTTGAGCTGTCCATCGAACAGATGGCCCGGCTCAAGGAATACGCCGAGTCCCTGGGCCTGGTCTTCTTCGCCTCGGCCTGGGACGACCCGAGCCTGGCCCAGATCCTGGACCTGGACGTGGAACTGCTCAAGATCAGCTCCGCCGAACTCGTCAACGTCCCCCTGGTGCGCAAATACGCCAGGGCCGACATCCCCATCATCCTGTCCACCGGCATGAGCGGCCTGGACGACATCGACGTGGCCATGGCCGAGATCCGCGCCTACCACGACAACGTCATCCTGCTGCACTGCAATTCCACCTACCCCTGCCCCGAGGAACACATCGGCCTGCCCGTCATGGACGCCCTGCGCGAGCGCTACGGCGTGCCCGTGGGCTACTCCGGCCATGAAAAGGGCATCGGTCCCAGCGTGGCCGCCGCCGCCCTGGGCGCCTGCGTGGTGGAACGCCACTTCACCCTGGACAAGACCCTCAAGGGCACCGACCACCAGGCCTCCCTCGAACCCGCACAGCTGGCCGCCATGGTGACCATGATCCGCGAGGTCGAAAAGGCCGTCCAGGTCAAGGGCAAGGTCGTGTTCCCCGACGAACAGGCCGCCGCCAAGAAACTGCGCAAATGCATCGTCTTTTCCCGCGACCTGCCCGCCGGACACATCCTCACCGAGGCCGACCTGACCACCCGCTGCCCGCGCGTGGGCATCTCCCCGGTCCACTGGGACGAAGTCCTCGGCGCAGGTCTCAACCGGCCCGTCAAACACGAGGAACCCGTGCAATGGGATACCCTCAGCCTCAACCAACCCGTCTGCGCCGGAGCCGCCTCGTCGTAG
- a CDS encoding chemotaxis protein — protein MSQTEILLETGTNELEIIEFFLDEVTPAGVERQYFGVNVAKVLEVVEAPRGLEGSEAAAHPSFLGTIPLRDLILPVVDLSVWLDMERSPAANEPIIVTEFNGMITGFLVSGVTQIHRVCWADVEPPSKYVSSMATNCITGTVKIKDRFVLMLDLEQVLADLDESGQTKGRMSHVVSDERYRALVADDSTSVRQLLEGNFGQANFEVTMVRDGAEAWSVLEGIKARCAADGGSPLDYLDAVVSDVEMPQMDGYTLTRRIKEDPVLKVLPVVLFSSLISKSVLHKGKAVMADEQVTKPEFHGLTEKVINLIRNWDRGTAVS, from the coding sequence ATGAGTCAGACGGAGATTCTGTTGGAGACGGGGACGAACGAACTTGAGATCATCGAGTTCTTTCTTGACGAGGTGACCCCGGCAGGCGTGGAGCGGCAGTATTTCGGGGTGAACGTGGCCAAGGTCCTGGAGGTGGTGGAGGCCCCCAGGGGGCTGGAGGGTTCCGAGGCGGCGGCGCATCCGAGTTTTCTGGGCACGATTCCGTTGCGCGACCTGATCCTGCCGGTGGTGGACCTGAGCGTCTGGCTGGACATGGAGCGGTCGCCCGCGGCCAACGAGCCGATCATCGTGACCGAGTTCAACGGCATGATCACGGGTTTTCTGGTTTCCGGGGTGACGCAGATCCACCGGGTGTGCTGGGCGGACGTGGAGCCGCCGAGCAAGTACGTGTCGTCCATGGCCACCAACTGCATCACCGGGACGGTGAAGATCAAGGACCGGTTCGTGCTCATGCTCGACCTGGAGCAGGTCCTGGCGGACCTGGACGAGTCGGGCCAGACCAAGGGACGCATGAGCCACGTGGTCTCCGATGAGCGGTACCGGGCGCTGGTGGCGGACGATTCCACGTCGGTGCGCCAGTTGCTGGAGGGCAATTTCGGCCAGGCCAATTTCGAGGTGACCATGGTCCGGGACGGGGCCGAGGCGTGGTCGGTGCTTGAGGGGATCAAGGCCCGGTGCGCGGCCGACGGCGGCAGTCCCTTGGACTATCTGGACGCGGTGGTTTCGGACGTGGAGATGCCGCAGATGGACGGCTACACCCTGACCCGCAGGATCAAGGAGGACCCGGTGTTGAAGGTCCTGCCGGTGGTCCTGTTTTCCTCGCTCATCTCCAAGTCCGTGCTGCACAAGGGCAAGGCGGTCATGGCCGACGAGCAGGTCACCAAGCCGGAGTTCCACGGCCTGACCGAGAAGGTCATCAACCTGATCCGCAACTGGGACCGGGGGACGGCCGTTTCCTGA
- a CDS encoding DUF2325 domain-containing protein, producing the protein MCAALIGGMDRLKNEYVSEARRSGVKLKHFTGKERKISKALGEVDFVVMFTNKVSHKARKDVLDAVRGKDVPVYMHHSCGVSTLRRQLDEVVG; encoded by the coding sequence ATGTGCGCAGCGTTGATCGGTGGAATGGACCGGCTGAAAAATGAATACGTGAGCGAGGCCAGACGCAGCGGGGTCAAGCTCAAGCACTTCACCGGCAAGGAGCGGAAGATTTCCAAGGCCCTGGGCGAGGTGGATTTCGTGGTCATGTTCACCAACAAGGTGTCCCACAAGGCGCGCAAGGACGTGCTCGACGCCGTGCGCGGCAAGGACGTGCCGGTCTACATGCACCACTCCTGCGGCGTGTCCACCCTGCGCAGGCAGCTCGACGAGGTGGTCGGCTAG